The Catellatospora citrea DNA segment CGCCGCCTCTCACGCGGCGCGCCGGGGCTGCCCACCACCGTAGTCCGCCACCCCGAAAGGAGAGAACAGTGACCCTCCGACGTCCCATCGTCGCCGCACTCGGCGCGACCGTGACGGCCCTCGCGGCCGGCACGCTCGTCGCGCTGACCGCGGGAACCACCGCGGTCGCCTCGGCGGCAGTCTGCAACGCCCTGTTCGACGACTTCAGCTACAGCGGCCCGGCCGATCCGCTGATCAACCAGCGCGGCTGGTCGGTGCGCACCAACTCGGGCGGACCCGGCATCCCGGGGGCCTCCTGGCCGGCGTCCAACGTCTCGTTCCCGACCGTGGACGGCGCGAAGTCCCTGCAGCTGCAGGCGTCCACCGACGGCACGGCCGGCGGCACCAGCCAGGCGGAGTTCCTGCACCAGCAGAAGTTCTTCGAGGGCACGTACGCCTCGCGGATCAAGTTCACCGACGCGCCGGTCTCCGGCAACGACGGCGACCACCTGGTGGAGACGTTCTTCACCATCACTCCGCTGGCCGCCCCGATGGACCCCAACTACGGCGAGATCGACTTCGAGTACCTGCCCAACGGCGGGTGGGGCGAGCCGTCGAACATCATGTACGAGACCACCTGGGAGACCTACCGCCCCGACCCGTGGGAGGCCGTCAACACCCACGGCGAGCAGCGGCAGTCCTTCGCGGGCTGGCACGACATGGTGTTCACGGTCTCGGCCGGGCACGTGAAGTACTACATCGACGGGACGTTGGTCGCCGACCACAGCGGCATCTACTACCCCGAGACGAACATGTCGATCAACTTCAACCTGTGGTTCATCGACTCGGCCGCGCACACCGGCGGCATGGCGACGTACCGCCAGCAGGTCGACTACCTGCTGTACACGCAGAACGAGGTGCTCACCCCGGCGCAGGCCAACGCCCGCGTCGCGTCGTACCGGGCGCAGGGGGTCAGCCACACCGACAGCGTCGGCGCGGGCGGCACCTGCCCGACCGCGTCGCCGAGCACCGGCCCGAGCACGCCGCCGTCGTCCTCGCCGTCGGCGCAGCCGAGCACCCCGCCGTCGCCGTCGGCTCCGCCGACCGGTGGCACGGGCTGCGTCAACGCGCCGCTGTGGAACATCGGCGGTGTCTACACG contains these protein-coding regions:
- a CDS encoding family 16 glycosylhydrolase, producing the protein MTLRRPIVAALGATVTALAAGTLVALTAGTTAVASAAVCNALFDDFSYSGPADPLINQRGWSVRTNSGGPGIPGASWPASNVSFPTVDGAKSLQLQASTDGTAGGTSQAEFLHQQKFFEGTYASRIKFTDAPVSGNDGDHLVETFFTITPLAAPMDPNYGEIDFEYLPNGGWGEPSNIMYETTWETYRPDPWEAVNTHGEQRQSFAGWHDMVFTVSAGHVKYYIDGTLVADHSGIYYPETNMSINFNLWFIDSAAHTGGMATYRQQVDYLLYTQNEVLTPAQANARVASYRAQGVSHTDSVGAGGTCPTASPSTGPSTPPSSSPSAQPSTPPSPSAPPTGGTGCVNAPLWNIGGVYTTGNQVKWERSANGNPGGPKSGDGVHLWRARWWTQGSEPGWTQQWEDLGRC